Within the Microbispora sp. ZYX-F-249 genome, the region AGAGCACCTACGACCGGATGAAGGTCAAGGTGCAGGAGGAGCTCAAGCAGCACTTCCGGCCCGAGTTCCTCAACCGCGTCGACGACATCGTGGTCTTCCACCAGCTGACGCCCAAGGAGATCATTCAGATCGTGGACCTGATGCTCGCCCAGGTGGCCGAGCGCCTCAAGGACCGCGACATGGGCCTGGAGGTGTCTCCGGCGGCCAAGCAGTTGCTGGCCGATCGCGGGTACGACCCGGTCATGGGCGCCCGTCCGCTGCGCCGGACCATCCAGCGCGAGCTGGAGGACACGCTGTCGGAGAAGATCCTCTACGGCGAGCTGCGGCCCGGCCACGTCGTCAAGATCGACATCGAGGGCGAAGGCGACGCCGCCACGTTCACCTTCGCCGGCGAGACCGCGCCCGCCGCCGCCGGCGCGCCCACCTCCGCCGCCTCGAACGGCTGATCCCGGCCCATGGCCGGACAGCAGGCCTTCTGGATCGACGGCCGATCCGACCGCGAACGCGCCCGTGACGGCGTCAGCCACTACTCCGAGCGCGTGTGGGAGAACCTCGGCGAGTTCGAGGGGGTGTGGGGGGACATCGCCCCGGTCGCGTTCGCGTGCGCGGCGTGGCGGATCGCCACCCCACCCCTGAGCTCCCCGGGGCTGGTCCGCCGGCACCGGCGGATCCTGTCCGCCTCCTGCGAGCGCAACGGCTGGGACGGGTCGCTGACGGCACGCGTCGCGCTCGTCTCCCCGCTGCCCGCGGCGCTCACAATCTCGCGCGACTGGTGGCGCGACCGCGGCTGGCGGGGCTGGCCGGAGATCTTCAGCCAGTTCGTCGAGCCCGCCGAGCAGGACCTCGCGAAGGTCCCCCATCTGCGTCCCACCCTGCTCGTGGACGCCCCCGTGCCCCTCGAGGACCTGCCCGCGACGCCGGACGGGCCCGCGCGCGATCTGGCCGAGACGGCGCACCGCGCGCTCACGGTCCTCGTCAGGGAGCTGAACGACCTGCTCGCCCCGATCGTCACCCACCTGGAGCAGGACCTCCGCTGAGGCGTCCCCGCGTCGATCGCGGGGCCGCTCGCTCTCGTCGCGGAACCTCTTTCCCACCCCCTTGACAGTGGCCCGGAGCGGCCTCAGTCTGTTGCGCATAGTGCTATGTGTTTCGTCTTGCACAACTAATGCACGCTGACTGATTCGAGGGAAAGAGAGACCATGGCGCACGAAGTCCGCGGGGTCGTCGCGAAGGGCAAGGGACAGCCGGTCAGCCTGGAGACCATCGTCGTCCCCGACCCGGGCCCGGGTGAGGCGCTCGTGGCCGTGCAGGCCTGCGGGGTGTGCCACACCGACCTGCACTACCGCGAGGGCGGCATCAACGACGACTTCCCGTTCCTCCTCGGGCACGAGGCGGCCGGCGTGGTCGAGGCGGTCGGCGAGGGCGTGACGGACGTCGCCCCCGGCGACTTCGTCATCCTCAACTGGCGCGCGGTCTGCGGCGCCTGCCGGGCCTGCCTGCGCGGACGCCCGCAGTACTGCTTCGCCACCCACAACGCCACCCAGAAGATGACGCTGGCCGACGGCACCCCGCTGTCCCCGGCGCTCGGGATCGGCGCGTTCGCCGACAAGACGCTCGTCGCGGCCGGCCAGTGCACCAAGGTGGACCCGAGCGCTTCCGCGGTCGCGGTGGGCCTGCTCGGCTGCGGGATCATGGCGGGGCTCGGCGCGGCCATCAACACCGGCGGGGTGACCCGCGGGGACTCGGTCGCCGTCATCGGCTGCGGCGGCGTGGGCGACGCGGCCGTCGCGGGCGCGCATCTGGCCGGCGCCACCACGATCATCGCGGTCGACGTGGACGACAC harbors:
- a CDS encoding alcohol dehydrogenase catalytic domain-containing protein; the protein is MAHEVRGVVAKGKGQPVSLETIVVPDPGPGEALVAVQACGVCHTDLHYREGGINDDFPFLLGHEAAGVVEAVGEGVTDVAPGDFVILNWRAVCGACRACLRGRPQYCFATHNATQKMTLADGTPLSPALGIGAFADKTLVAAGQCTKVDPSASAVAVGLLGCGIMAGLGAAINTGGVTRGDSVAVIGCGGVGDAAVAGAHLAGATTIIAVDVDDT
- a CDS encoding AAA family ATPase, which codes for HGDIFNSLLQILEDGRLTDAQGRVVDFKNTVIIMTTNLGTRDISKGVALGFAKSNDEESTYDRMKVKVQEELKQHFRPEFLNRVDDIVVFHQLTPKEIIQIVDLMLAQVAERLKDRDMGLEVSPAAKQLLADRGYDPVMGARPLRRTIQRELEDTLSEKILYGELRPGHVVKIDIEGEGDAATFTFAGETAPAAAGAPTSAASNG